The Acetomicrobium flavidum genome window below encodes:
- a CDS encoding VOC family protein, giving the protein MKVHHVGIVVKDIEKACLLYRGLGYVQVGSIIEDNVQHNRLLFLKNGELLVELIEPINSSSPVYNPRNLGYHHICYEAEDLDNAIFSFEDAGLGKIFTDKITAPAFNGRKVVFAMLKNGTIIELLAGDAGVSS; this is encoded by the coding sequence ATGAAAGTACATCATGTAGGCATCGTAGTTAAGGATATCGAGAAGGCCTGTTTACTGTATCGGGGCCTCGGATACGTGCAAGTAGGCTCTATCATCGAAGATAACGTTCAGCATAACAGGTTGCTTTTCCTTAAGAACGGAGAACTGCTTGTAGAGCTAATCGAACCCATTAATAGCTCATCTCCCGTTTATAATCCAAGGAATCTAGGATACCATCATATATGTTATGAAGCAGAGGATTTGGATAATGCTATCTTTTCCTTTGAGGATGCAGGGTTGGGCAAGATCTTTACTGACAAAATTACGGCCCCTGCTTTTAACGGCAGGAAGGTCGTCTTTGCTATGCTTAAAAACGGCACGATAATAGAGCTTCTGGCAGGTGATGCAGGTGTCAGCAGTTGA
- a CDS encoding acyl carrier protein, which translates to MNSLKQILSDILKVDLENYPDEKISAAFIESWDSFALLNMVIVIEEEYGIKIDPSEIMEMNNGYLSMVNVLKRHGVAI; encoded by the coding sequence ATGAACAGCTTAAAACAAATCTTATCGGATATCCTGAAAGTTGACCTGGAAAATTACCCTGATGAAAAAATTTCTGCTGCTTTCATAGAAAGCTGGGATTCCTTTGCCTTGTTAAACATGGTTATTGTGATTGAAGAAGAATATGGCATCAAGATAGATCCGAGCGAAATCATGGAGATGAACAACGGCTATTTATCCATGGTTAACGTACTTAAAAGACACGGAGTTGCGATATGA